In the genome of Montipora foliosa isolate CH-2021 chromosome 3, ASM3666993v2, whole genome shotgun sequence, one region contains:
- the LOC137996002 gene encoding uncharacterized protein: protein MKGIVFSEGSSIVVSYDVTALFTNVPLSETIDILVDKAFTNDWFNQTYDLNLEKEELTQLLEVATTNQLFQFDGQLYEQTDGVAMGSPLGPLKANVFMCHLEDKLARDGMVPSLYKRYVDDTLARMPNTDAAADFLATLNGLHPSLKFTMELPSENTIPFIGIQIIKNGTELETRVYRKPTNTGLLLHFQSQNRFIEDHAASCPCPVIYDRSL from the coding sequence ATGAAAGGGATCGTATTCTCAGAAGGAAGTTCCATTGTGGTCTCCTATGACGTCACAGCCCTTTTTACCAATGTACCATTAAGTGAGACTATTGACATCCTGGTCGACAAAGCCTTTACCAACGATTGGTTTAATCAAACGTATGATCTTAATCTTGAGAAAGAGGAACTTACTCAGCTTCTTGAAGTTGCCACAACTAACCAACTTTTCCAGTTCGATGGTCAACTGTATGAGCAGACtgatggtgtagcgatgggctcGCCTCTTGGCCCGCTAAAGGCCAATGTGTTTATGTGCCACCTCGAGGACAAACTCGCACGCGACGGTATGGTACCCTCTCTTTACAAGAGGTATGTCGACGACACTCTTGCTAGAATGCCTAACACCGATGCTGCTGCTGACTTTCTGGCTACCTTGAATGGTCTACATCCGAGCCTGAAGTTTACAATGGAACTTCCTTCTGAGAATACGATCCCTTTCATTGGTATTCAGATCATTAAGAATGGGACAGAACTTGAAACTCGTGTTTACAGAAAGCCGACCAACACCGGTCTACTCTTACATTTTCAAAGCCAAAACCGGTTTATTGAAGACCATGCTGCATCGTGCCCATGCCCTGTCATCTACGACAGAAGCCTTTAA